From a single Raphanus sativus cultivar WK10039 chromosome 3, ASM80110v3, whole genome shotgun sequence genomic region:
- the LOC108847715 gene encoding potassium transporter 7, with translation MAEESSFDGSEKEEIASSGNGLGDLGSMDSIESRWVTQDDDDDSVNGVDDSDDDDEFYGTGLESEDEEISEHHRLIRTGRRVDSFDVEALEVPGVSRIDYEDLTVGRRVLLAFQTLGVVFGDVGTSPLYTFSVMFSKSPVKEREDVIGALSLVLYTLLLIPLIKYVLVVLWANDDGEGGTFALYSLISRHAKISLIPNQLRSDTRISSFRLKVPCPELERSLNLKEKLENSLVLKKLLLVLVLAGTSMVIADGVVTPAMSVMSAVGGLKVGVDAVEQDQVVMISVAFLVILFSLQKYGTSKMGLVVGPALLIWFCCLAGIGIHNMLKYDRSVYRAFNPIHIYYFFKRNSVNAWYALGGCILCATGSEALFADLCYFSVRSVQLTFVCLVLPCLMLGYMGQAAYLMENHTDASQAFFSSVPGAAFWPVLFIANVAALIASRTMTTATFSCIKQSTALGCFPRLKIIHTSRKFMGQIYIPVLNWFLLAVCLVVVCSISSINEIGNAYGMAELGVMMTTTILVTLIMLLIWQINIVIVTAFLIVFLGVELIFFSSVIASVGDGSWIILVFAVIMFGIMYVWNYGSKLRYETEVEQKMSMDLMRELGSNLGTIRAPGIGLLYNELVKGVPAIFGHFLTTLPAIHSMVIFVCIKYVPVPVVPQNERFLFRRVCTKSYHLFRCIARYGYKDVRKENHQAFEQLLIESLEKFIRREAQERSLESDGHNDSDSEEDFSGSTLVMGPNGSMYSMGVPLLSEYRNLNKPITELTTSSNHTNRHPFDTSSESSVSEAEQSLERELSFIHKAKEIGVVYLLGHGDIRARKDSWFVKKLVINYFYAFLRKNCRRGTANLSVPQSHLMKVDMTYMV, from the exons ATGGCGGAGGAGAGCAGCTTCGATGGTTCCGAGAAGGAAGAGATCGCTAGCTCAGGAAACGGCCTCGGAGATTTGGGATCAATGGACTCTATCGAATCTCGATGGGTTACTCAAGACGACGACGACGATTCGGTGAACGGCGTTGACGACAGTGACGACGACGACGAATTCTACGGGACCGGACTCGAATCCGAGGACGAGGAGATATCAGAGCACCACCGCCTGATCCGTACCGGTCGTCGTGTTGACTCCTTCGACGTGGAGGCCCTTGAGGTTCCCGGCGTTTCAAGGATTGATTACGAG GATTTGACGGTGGGGAGGAGAGTGTTGCTTGCGTTCCAGACGCTAGGGGTTGTCTTTGGAGACGTGGGAACCAGTCCTTTGTATACGTTCAGTGTAATGTTCAGTAAATCACCtgtgaaagagagagaagatgtGATTGGAGCATTGTCACTGGTGTTATACACGTTACTTTTGATCCCTCTTATTAAGTATGTTCTTGTTGTTCTATGGGCAAATGATGATGGTGAAG GGGGGACCTTTGCGTTGTATTCGTTAATCTCACGTCATGCCAAGATTAGTCTTATTCCCAATCAACTTCGCTCGGATACTCGGATTTCGAGTTTTAGACTGAAGGTGCCTTGCCCTGAGCTCGAGAGATCACTGAATCTTAAAGAAAAACTGGAGAATTCGTTAGTTTTGAAGAAACTTCTCCTCGTGCTAGTTCTTGCGGGAACGTCCATGGTGATTGCCGATGGGGTTGTTACTCCTGCGATGTCAG TGATGTCAGCTGTTGGCGGACTTAAGGTTGGAGTTGATGCAGTTGAGCAAG atCAAGTGGTGATGATATCAGTTGCATTTCTGGTGATCCTGTTTAGTCTGCAAAAGTATGGGACGAGTAAGATGGGACTGGTAGTCGGTCCCGCCTTACTTATATGGTTCTGTTGTCTTGCTGGTATTGGAATCCACAACATGCTCAAATACGATAGGAGTGTTTACAGAGCATTCAACCCTATCCACATCTATTACTTCTTTAAGAGGAATTCGGTAAACGCGTGGTATGCACTTGGAGGTTGCATTCTCTGTGCTACAG gctCAGAGGCATTATTTGCAGACCTTTGCTACTTTTCTGTTCGATCAGTCCAG CTTACATTTGTGTGTCTAGTCCTGCCGTGCCTCATGTTGGGCTATATGGGACAAGCTGCATACCTGATGGAGAATCATACAGATGCTAGTCAAGCTTTCTTTTCATCTGTTCCAG GTGCTGCATTCTGGCCCGTCCTTTTCATAGCCAATGTTGCAGCTCTGATTGCCAGTCGCACAATGACGACAGCAACATTTTCATGTATTAAACAGTCGACAGCTCTGGGCTGTTTCCCTCGTCTCAAAATCATCCACACGTCTCGGAAATTTATGGGTCAGATTTATATACCTGTCCTAAATTGGTTCCTGCTTGCCGTTTGCCTGGTCGTCGTCTGCTCAATCTCAAGTATCAATGAGATTGGAAATGCATATG GGATGGCTGAGCTTGGAGTGATGATGACAACGACAATCCTAGTGACGTTAATCATGCTTCTCATATGGCAGATCAACATCGTAATCGTCACTGCCTTTCTGATAGTTTTCCTTGGAGTGGAACTAATCTTTTTCTCGTCAGTTATAGCGAGTGTTGGGGATGGAAGCTGGATAATATTGGTTTTTGCCGTGATCATGTTTGGTATAATGTATGTTTGGAACTATGGAAGTAAGCTCAGGTATGAAACTGAAGTCGAACAGAAGATGTCAATGGATCTGATGAGAGAACTTGGGAGCAACCTGGGAACAATCAGAGCCCCTGGTATCGGTTTGTTGTACAATGAGTTAGTGAAGGGAGTACCAGCAATATTTGGCCATTTTCTGACTACACTCCCTGCAATCCACTCCATGGTCATTTTTGTTTGCATCAAGTACGTCCCTGTTCCAGTTGTACCCCAGAATGAGAGGTTCCTCTTCAGACGCGTCTGCACCAAAAGCTACCACTTGTTCCGTTGCATTGCCAG GTATGGTTACAAGGATGTAAGAAAGGAGAACCACCAAGCATTTGAGCAGCTATTAATCGAGAGCCTCGAGAAGTTTATCCGGAGAGAAGCTCAAGAGCGTTCCCTGGAGAGCGACGGTCACAATGATTCAGACTCGGAGGAAGATTTCTCAGGTTCAACGCTCGTTATGGGCCCCAACGGAAGCATGTACTCAATGGGCGTCCCTCTTCTCTCTGAGTACAGAAACTTAAACAAACCGATCACGGAATTGACCACTTCGTCTAATCACACGAACCGCCATCCCTTTGACACATCGTCTGAATCCTCTGTATCTGAAGCGGAGCAAAGCCTGGAGAGAGAGTTATCGTTCATACACAAAGCGAAAGAGATAGGAGTCGTGTATCTACTCGGACACGGGGATATAAGAGCAAGAAAAGATTCATGGTTTGTCAAGAAGTTAGTTATAAACTACTTCTACGCATTCCTGAGGAAAAATTGCAGAAGAGGGACAGCTAATTTGAGTGTGCCTCAGTCGCATCTGATGAAGGTTGACATGACATACATGGTCTGA
- the LOC108844122 gene encoding protein ATAF2 — MKAELNLPAGFRFHPTDEELVKFYLIRKCSSEQISAPVIAEIDLYKFNPWELPEMSLYGEKEWYFFSPRDRKYPNGSRPNRAAGTGYWKATGADKPIGKPKTLGIKKALVFYAGKAPKGIKTNWIMHEYRLANVDRSASVNKKNNLRLDDWVLCRIYNKKGTMEKYYPADEKPRTASSPFDTSVSTLQEEDCSSSGGHVVSPDAKEEVQSEPKWRELEDALEAFDSSMFGGVGGCSMDLLQSDAFVPQFMYQPTDCFTSFQDPLEQKPFLNWSFAPQG; from the exons ATGAAAGCAGAGCTAAACTTACCAGCAGGATTCAGATTCCACCCCACGGACGAAGAGCTCGTGAAATTCTACTTGATCCGTAAATGCTCATCGGAGCAGATCTCAGCTCCGGTTATCGCCGAAATCGATCTCTACAAGTTCAACCCTTGGGAGCTTCCAG AGATGTCTCTGTACGGAGAGAAAGAGTGGTACTTCTTCTCGCCTCGAGACCGGAAATACCCAAACGGTTCGCGTCCTAACCGGGCAGCAGGTACCGGTTATTGGAAAGCCACCGGAGCTGATAAACCCATCGGTAAACCGAAGACGTTGGGGATAAAGAAAGCGCTCGTCTTCTACGCCGGGAAAGCTCCCAAAGGGATTAAAACGAATTGGATCATGCACGAGTATCGTCTCGCTAATGTCGATAGATCAGCTTCTGTTAACAAAAAGAACAACCTACGA CTTGATGATTGGGTGTTATGTCGAATCTACAACAAGAAAGGAACCATGGAGAAGTACTACCCTGCTGATGAGAAACCGAGGACCGCATCGTCGCCTTTTGACACATCGGTGTCGACGTTGCAAGAGGAGGATTGTAGCAGCTCGGGAGGACACGTGGTGTCACCTGATGCGAAGGAGGAGGTTCAGAGCGAGCCTAAATGGAGAGAGCTTGAGGATGCTTTGGAGGCTTTTGATTCTTCCATGTTTGGTGGTGTTGGTGGTTGTTCCATGGACTTGTTGCAGAGCGATGCTTTTGTTCCTCAGTTCATGTATCAGCCTACTGATTGCTTCACTTCGTTCCAGGATCCGCTTGAGCAGAAACCGTTCTTGAATTGGAGTTTTGCTCCGCAGGGGTGA
- the LOC108846875 gene encoding putative F-box protein At2g04810 — MNTAKGFITEKKDRQESVEFTDWSKLPPDVSRMIFETLSPLDSHRAKLVCSDWYSVWKTCDNLPPCPLQIIHVGGSPILSEDEHQVYRREPDGQDLHENTRRIIHQEGGSSNIHYPRKDLSSCSCMASYGSWLLMVNHSCNIYLLNLITFKRINLPTMTLKPKRDRDGSLPWEKVSRDDLLWKNTAVLWVDDTSGDYFVAWIFRQTFLFSHRKGDHLWSSVDIKCKGSGFVDVAYRNRKLYVLTAEKHIKIFDFSRYIELDTYEHHPFRFDEKPWEYTWKTRLAIEESGEVLIVLSLKEVKKNREKLLFYVFKMNLESCMWERVYSIGDNEMLIFGQGVTVKAPVNDFGHGIKSGSINFVQDDVWPDSDDDHHGSVCGVFDLATSRIEWPEKKCYYISRTQWYVLGVAY, encoded by the exons ATGAATACGGCCAAGGGTTTTATCACTGAAAAGAAGGACAGACAAGAATCGGTTGAATTTACCGATTGGTCCAAACTTCCCCCTGATGTTTCCCGAATGATCTTCGAAACCTTGAGCCCTCTCGATTCTCACCGAGCAAAACTCGTTTGCTCAGATTGGTATTCCGTCTGGAAAACATGCGATAATCTGCCTCCATGCCCGCTTCAGATCATACACGTAGGTGGTTCACCGATCTTGTCCGAAGACGAACACCAAGTCTACAGAAGAGAACCAGACGGACAAGATTTACACGAG aatactcGCCGAATCATACACCAAGAAGGTGGTTCTTCGAACATTCACTACCCGAGAAAAGATTTAAGCAGCTGCTCTTGTATGGCTAGCTACGGGAGCTGGCTCCTGATGGTGAATCATAGTTGTAACATCTATCTTTTGAACCTTATAACGTTTAAAAGGATCAATCTTCCAACAATGACATTAAAGCCAAAACGTGATAGGGACGGATCCCTGCCCTGGGAAAAAGTGTCGAGAGATGATCTCCTATGGAAAAACACAGCTGTTCTGTGGGTAGACGACACGTCAGGTGATTATTTCGTTGCTTGGATATTCAGACAGACTTTCTTGTTCTCACACAGGAAAGGAGATCATTTGTGGTCGAGTGTCGATATCAAGTGCAAAGGTTCGGGTTTCGTGGATGTGGCTTATAGGAACCGTAAGCTTTACGTGTTGACAGCTGAAAAGCACATCAAAATTTTCGACTTCTCTCGATATATAGAGTTGGACACTTATGAGCATCATCCTTTTCGCTTTGATGAGAAACCGTGGGAATACACTTGGAAGACGAGACTAGCTATCGAGGAGTCGGGAGAGGTTCTCATCGTCTTGAGCTTAAAAGAAGTGAAGAAAAATCGAGAGAAGCTTTTGTTTTACGTGTTTAAGATGAATCTCGAGAGTTGCATGTGGGAGAGAGTATATTCTATTGGAGACAACGAGATGTTGATTTTTGGTCAAGGTGTTACGGTAAAAGCACCGGTTAACGATTTTGGTCATGGAATCAAGAGTGGTTCGATAAATTTCGTTCAAGATGATGTTTGGCCAGATAGTGATGATGATCATCACGGTTCGGTCTGCGGTGTCTTCGATCTTGCTACAAGTAGAATCGAATGGCCTGagaaaaaatgttattatataaGCAGAACCCAATGGTATGTTCTTGGAGTTGCTTATTAg
- the LOC108847454 gene encoding amino acid permease 2, translating to MGETAAANNHHHHHHHGHQVFDVSVPQQPAFKCFDDDGRLKRTGTVWTASAHIITAVIGSGVLSLAWAIAQLGWIAGPVVMLLFSFVTLYTSTLLSDCYRTGDAVSGKRNYTYMDAVRSILGGFKFKICGLIQYLNLFGIAIGYTIAASISMMAIKRSNCFHKSGGKDPCHMSSNPYMIIFGVTEILLSQVPDFDQIWWISIVAAVMSFTYSAIGLALGIVQVAANGVFKGSLTGISIETVTQTQKIWRTFQALGDIAFAYSYSVVLIEIQDTVRSPPAESTTMKKATKISIAVTTIFYMLCGSMGYAAFGDAAPGNLLTGFGFYNPFWLLDIANAAIVVHLIGAYQVFSQPIFAFVEKSVSERFPDNDLLTKELQIKIPGFRSPYKTNVFRVVFRCCFVVLTTVISMLMPFFNDVVGILGALGFWPLTVYFPVEMYIKQRKVEKWSTRWVCLQMLSVACLVISVVAGVGSIAGVMLDLKVYKPFQSTY from the exons ATGGGTGAAACCGCTGCCGCCAACAaccaccatcaccaccaccatcacgGCCACCAAGTCTTTGACGTGTCCGTCCCACAACAACCAGCTTTCAAATGCTTTGACGATGACGGCCGTCTCAAAAGAACTG GTACTGTTTGGACCGCAAGTGCTCATATAATTACAGCAGTGATCGGTTCAGGCGTCCTCTCGCTTGCATGGGCCATTGCTCAGCTTGGGTGGATAGCTGGACCTGTGGTGATGCTATTGTTCTCGTTTGTTACTCTATACACTTCAACACTTCTCAGTGATTGCTACAGAACTGGAGATGCAGTCTCCGGCAAGAGAAACTACACTTACATGGATGCAGTTCGATCCATTCTCG gTGGGTTCAAGTTCAAGATATGTGGACTGATTCAATACTTGAATCTCTTTGGTATCGCTATCGGTTACACAATAGCAGCATCTATAAGCATGAT GGCAATCAAGAGATCGAACTGTTTCCACAAGAGCGGAGGAAAAGACCCATGTCACATGTCGAGCAACCCTTACATGATCATCTTCGGTGTGACAGAGATCTTGCTCTCTCAGGTTCCTGATTTCGACCAGATTTGGTGGATCTCCATTGTAGCAGCTGTCATGTCCTTCACTTACTCAGCCATTGGTCTAGCTCTAGGGATCGTTCAAGTTGCTG CAAATGGAGTGTTCAAAGGAAGTCTCACAGGAATAAGCATAGAAACAGTGACTCAAACGCAGAAGATATGGAGAACCTTTCAAGCACTTGGAGATATTGCATTTGCTTACTCATACTCTGTTGTCCTAATCGAGATtcag GATACTGTAAGATCCCCACCAGCAGAATCAACAACGATGAAGAAAGCTACAAAGATCAGCATAGCAGTCACCACAATTTTCTACATGCTATGTGGCTCAATGGGCTACGCCGCCTTTGGAGACGCAGCACCAGGAAACCTCCTCACGGGTTTCGGATTCTACAACCCGTTTTGGCTCCTCGACATAGCCAACGCCGCCATTGTAGTCCACCTCATAGGAGCTTACCAAGTCTTCTCTCAGCCCATCTTCGCATTCGTTGAAAAATCAGTCTCAGAGAGGTTTCCAGACAATGACTTGCTCACCAAGGAACTCCAGATCAAGATCCCAGGGTTTAGGTCTCCATACAAAACAAACGTTTTCAGGGTAGTTTTCCGGTGCTGCTTCGTCGTTCTAACCACCGTGATATCGATGCTAATGCCGTTTTTCAACGACGTGGTTGGGATCTTGGGAGCCTTAGGGTTTTGGCCATTGACCGTTTACTTCCCGGTGGAGATGTATATAAAGCAGAGGAAGGTGGAGAAATGGAGCACGAGGTGGGTTTGTTTACAGATGCTTAGTGTTGCTTGTCTTGTGATCTCGGTGGTCGCTGGAGTTGGATCAATCGCTGGAGTAATGCTTGATCTTAAGGTCTACAAGCCCTTCCAGTCTACTTATTGA
- the LOC108847880 gene encoding ATP synthase subunit beta-3, mitochondrial: protein MASRRILSSLLRSSQGRSTSKSSLLGSRNPRLPSPGPARRLAPLLGRVAEYSTSSPAPPPSSPAKDEAAKKTYDYGGKGAIGKVCQVIGAIVDVRFEDQEGLPPIMTSLEVQDHPTRLVLEVSHHLGQNVVRTIAMDGTEGLVRGRRVLNTGAPITVPVGRATLGRIMNVLGEPIDERGEIKTEHYLPIHRDAPALVDLATGQEILATGIKVVDLLAPYQRGGKIGLFGGAGVGKTVLIMELINNVAKAHGGFSVFAGVGERTREGNDLYREMIESGVIKLGEKQSESKCALVYGQMNEPPGARARVGLTGLTVAEYFRDAEGQDVLLFIDNIFRFTQANSEVSALLGRIPSAVGYQPTLASDLGALQERITTTKKGSITSVQAIYVPADDLTDPAPATTFAHLDATTVLSRQISELGIYPAVDPLDSTSRMLSPHILGEEHYNTARGVQKVLQNYKNLQDIIAILGMDELSEDDKLTVARARKIQRFLSQPFHVAEIFTGAPGKYVDLKENINSFQGLLDGKYDDLPEQSFYMVGGIDEVVAKAEKISKEAAA from the exons ATGGCGAGTCGACGGATCTTATCATCGCTCCTCCGTTCATCTCAGGGAAGATCCACTTCCAAATCCTCCTTGCTCGGCAGCCGCAACCCGAGGCTGCCGTCACCAGGTCCCGCGCGTCGCCTCGCTCCTCTCCTCGGCCGTGTCGCGGAGTATTCGACCTCTTCCCCGGCTCCTCCGCCGTCGTCTCCTGCGAAGGATGAGGCGGCGAAGAAGACTTACGACTACGGCGGAAAAGGCGCGATCGGGAAGGTATGCCAGGTCATCGGTGCTATCGTCGATGTGAGATTCGAGGATCAGGAAGGTCTGCCTCCGATCATGACGTCACTCGAAGTGCAGGATCACCCGACGAGGCTGGTGCTTGAGGTGTCTCATCATTTGGGTCAGAATGTTGTGAGGACGATTGCTATGGATGGTACTGAGGGGCTTGTCCGTGGAAGGCGCGTGCTCAACACCGGCGCTCCGATTACT GTTCCTGTCGGAAGGGCTACTCTTGGTCGTATCATGAACGTTCTTGGAGAACCTATTGACGAGAGAGGCGAAATTA AGACGGAGCATTACTTACCCATTCACAGAGATGCTCCGGCTCTAGTTGATCTAGCTACTGGGCAAGAGATCCTCGCCACTGGTATTAAG GTTGTTGATCTGCTTGCTCCTTACCAAAGAGGAGGAAAGATTGGGCTCTTTGGTGGTGCTGGTGTCGGGAAAACGGTGCTCATTATGGAACTGATTAACAATGTCGCCAAAGCTCATG GTGGTTTCTCCGTGTTTGCTGGTGTGGGAGAACGAACCCGTGAAGGCAACGACTTGTACAGAGAAATGATTGAGAGTGGTGTCATCAAGCTAGGCGAGAAACAG TCTGAGAGCAAATGTGCTCTAGTGTATGGACAAATGAACGAGCCCCCGGGTGCCCGTGCCCGTGTTGGGCTTACTGGTTTGACTGTTGCTGAGTATTTCCGTGATGCCGAAGGCCAAGATGTGTTGCTCTTCATTGATAACATTTTCCGTTTCACTCAG GCCAACTCGGAAGTGTCTGCTTTGCTCGGACGTATCCCATCTGCTGTGGGTTACCAGCCAACTCTGGCTTCTGATCTTGGTGCTCTTCAAGAGAGAATCACAACCACCAAGAAAGGTTCAATCACCTCAGTCCAAGCCATCTACGTTCCTGCTGACGATCTGACAGATCCTGCTCCAGCCACAACATTTGCTCACTTGGATGCCACAACTGTGCTCTCGAGACAG ATTTCTGAGCTTGGTATCTATCCTGCGGTGGATCCTCTAGATTCAACATCCCGTATGCTGTCGCCTCACATTCTGGGAGAGGAGCACTACAACACGGCTCGTGGTGTGCAGAAAGTGCTTCAGAACTACAAGAATCTGCAAGATATTATTGCCATTCTGGGTATGGATGAGCTAAGTGAAGATGACAAGCTTACTGTTGCCCGTGCCCGTAAGATCCAGAGATTCTTGAGTCAGCCATTCCATGTCGCTGAGATCTTCACGGGTGCCCCCGGAAAATACGTCGACCTGAAGGAAAACATCAACAGTTTCCAG GGTTTACTCGATGGTAAGTACGATGATCTTCCTGAACAGTCGTTTTACATGGTTGGTGGCATCGATGAGGTGGTTGCCAAGGCAGAGAAGATCTCCAAGGAGGCAGCAGCTTAA
- the LOC108847716 gene encoding uncharacterized protein LOC108847716 — MFDHMKLLRCFSFTASRDWLFRQSFANAGLRSVVTDLSHGNSIASTTMHCWIPKTPNRSKPNLLLLHGFGANAMWQYGEHLRAFTGRFNVYVPDLLFFGLSSTSEQNRTESFQALCLMRLMEAHGVHRMSIVGISYGGFVGYSLAAQFPEKVERLVLCCAGVCLEEKDMEDGLFKVPNLEEATGILIPQTPEKLKELIRFSFVKPMKGVPSFFLWDFIDVMCTEFVDEKRDLIKSILKDRRLVDLPRIKQKSLVIWGEEDQIFPLELGYRLKRHIGENAEIVVIKKAGHAVNLEKSKEFLKHLKSFLIDSL, encoded by the exons ATGTTCGATCATATGAAACTGTTGCGATGCTTCAGCTTCACGGCGTCGCGAGATTGGCTATTCCGACAATCATTCGCAAATGCCGGCCTCCGCTCCGTCGTCACCGATCTCTCACACGGCAACTCCATCGCATCAACGACCATGCATTGCTGGATCCCCAAAACACCAAACCGATCCAAACccaacctcctcctcctccacggCTTCGGAGCCAACGCAATGTGGCAATACGGGGAACATCTCCGAGCCTTCACCGGCCGGTTCAACGTCTACGTCCCTGACCTCCTCTTTTTCGGATTATCCTCCACGTCGGAACAGAACCGGACCGAGTCTTTCCAGGCTCTGTGTCTGATGAGGCTGATGGAAGCGCACGGCGTGCACAGGATGAGCATCGTCGGGATAAGCTACGGTGGGTTCGTCGGGTACAGTTTAGCGGCGCAGTTTCCGGAGAAAGTCGAGAGGCTGGTGCTGTGCTGCGCAGGGGTTTGCTTGGAGGAGAAGGATATGGAGGATGGGTTGTTTAAGGTTCCGAATCTTGAAGAAGCCACGGGGATTCTGATTCCTCAGACGCCGGAGAAGCTTAAGGAGCTCATTAGATTCTCTTTTGTTAAGCCGATGAAAGGTGTCCCTTCGTTTTTTCTTTGGGATTTTATCGATGTGATGTGTACAGAGTTTGTGGATGAGAAAAGAGATTTGATCAAATCGATACTCAAAGATCGGAGACTTGTAGATCTTCCTAGGATTAAACAG AAATCTTTGGTCATATGGGGAGAAGAAGATCAAATATTTCCACTGGAACTTGGTTACAGATTGAAAAG ACATATAGGAGAAAATGCAGAGATAGTGGTGATCAAGAAGGCAGGACATGCTGTGAATTTGGAGAAGTCCAAAGAGTTTCTCAAACACTTGAAATCTTTTCTCATTGATTCTTTGTGA
- the LOC108847455 gene encoding 2-oxoisovalerate dehydrogenase subunit alpha 2, mitochondrial: MAQHLKSSSSRSTLLNVLRHNLGLGSPSHASRHLRHNLPHNPPSTRVSPNPLTRLCNTMVDTLSSTSSHEDANSQVMDFPGGKVAFTPEIHFISESNEQRVPCYRVLDDNGQQLTDSRFVPVSEEVAVKMYSDMVTLQMMDNIFYEAQRQGRLSFYATAFGEEAINIASAAALSPQDVIFPQYREPGVLLWRGFTLQEFANQCFGNKSDYGKGRQMPVHYGSNKLNYFTVSATIATQLPNAVGAAYSLKMDGKEACAVTFFGDGGSSEGDFHAALNFAAVMEAPVLFICRNNGWAISTPTSDQFRSDGVVVKGRAYGIRSIRVDGNDALAMYSAVHEGREMAIREHRPILIEALTYRVGHHSTSDDSTRYRSADEIEWWNKARNPLSRFRTWVESNGWWSDEAESDLRSRIKKEMLEAIRVAEKTEKPNLNHMFSDVYDVPPLNLREQELLVRKCVKSHPQDYPSDVPL, translated from the exons ATGGCTCAGCATCTGAAATCGTCTTCATCGAGATCGACTCTCCTCAACGTTCTCAGACACAACCTCGGGCTCGGTTCTCCAAGCCACGCGTCTCGTCATCTCCGCCACAACCTACCGCATAATCCTCCGAGCACACGAGTTTCACCGAATCCACTAACTCGTTTGTGTAACACCATGGTGGATACGCTCTCCAGTACTAGTTCACACGAAGACGCCAATAGTCAG GTGATGGATTTCCCTGGAGGTAAAGTAGCTTTCACACCTGAGATCCACTTCATATCAGAATCCAACGAACAGCGTGTGCCTTGCTACCGTGTTCTCGACGACAACGGCCAACAGCTCACCGACAGCCGGTTTGTTCCGGTTAGCGAGGAAGTTGCGGTGAAGATGTACAGCGATATGGTTACTCTTCAGATGATGGATAACATATTCTACGAAGCTCAAAGACAAGGCAGACTCTCCTTTTACGCTACTGCTTTCGGCGAAGAAGCTATTAATATTGCTTCCGCCGCAGCTCTCTCTCCTCAAGATGTCATCTTCCCTCAg TATAGAGAACCTGGTGTTCTACTATGGCGTGGCTTCACGCTTCAAGAGTTTGCAAACCAGTGTTTTGGGAACAAATCTGATTATGGAAAAGGAAGACAGATGCCTGTTCACTATGGCTCTAACAAGCTTAACTATTTCACCGTCTCAGCCACAATCGC TACGCAGTTACCAAACGCCGTTGGTGCTGCTTATTCCTTAAAGATGGACGGGAAGGAAGCGTGTGCGGTCACCTTCTTTGGCGATGGTGGCTCCAGTGAG gggGACTTCCATGCTGCTTTGAACTTTGCAGCGGTTATGGAAGCACCTGTTTTGTTTATATGCAGGAACAATGGATGGGCGATCAGTACTCCCACCTCAGATCAGTTCCGAA GTGATGGTGTAGTGGTGAAAGGCCGTGCTTATGGGATTAGGAGCATACGTGTGGATGGGAACGATGCGCTTGCTATGTACAGTGCGGTGCATGAAGGTCGCGAGATGGCGATTAGAGAACATAGGCCAATCTTGATCGAG gCCTTAACGTATCGTGTAGGACACCATTCAACGTCAGATGACTCCACTAGGTACCGCTCTGCAGATGAGATAGAGTGGTGGAACAAAGCAAGAAACCCTCTGTCTAGGTTTAGGACTTGGGTTGAGAGTAATGGCTGGTGGAGTGATGAAGCTGAATCTGATCTGAGAAGCAGAATCAAGAAAGAG ATGTTAGAAGCTATCCGGGTTGCAGAGAAGACTGAGAAACCTAATCTGAATCACATGTTCTCAGATGTGTATGATGTTCCTCCTTTGAACCTCAGGGAGCAGGAACTTCTGGTGAGGAAGTGTGTCAAAAGTCACCCACAAGATTACCCATCAGATGTACCTCTTTAG
- the LOC108847456 gene encoding probable gamma-secretase subunit PEN-2 — translation MEEASRSDEPNRNPNIDRSSNPNPLSSIISSAHVWPTIDGPLGLTEEASVDYARRFYKFGFALLPWLWAVNCFYFWPVLRHSRAFPQIRNHVVRSAIGFSVFTALLSAWALTFSIGGEELFGPVWDKLVMYNVADRLGLSGLA, via the exons ATGGAGGAGGCTTCACGGAGCGACGAACCCAATCGGAACCCTAACATCGATCGGAGCTCGAATCCGAATCCACTGTCGTCTATAATCTCTTCCGCGCACGTTTGGCCGACGATCGACGGTCCGTTGGGGTTAACGGAGGAAGCATCGGTGGATTACGCTCGTCGATTCTACAAGTTCGGATTCGCTCTGTTGCCCTGGCTCTGGGCTGTCAACTGCTTCTACTTCTGGCCTGTCCTCCGTCACTCTCGTGCTTTCCCTCAGATCCGCAATC ATGTTGTTAGATCAGCTATTGGGTTCAGTGTCTTCACAGCTCTGCTTTCAGCGTGGGCATTGACATTCTCGATAGGGGGAGAAGAGCTTTTTGGACCTGTTTGGGATAAGCTGGTTATGTACAACGTTGCTGATCGTCTTGGCTTGTCTGGCTTGGCTTag